CCCTTTGATGTCATCAATGACATCACCAGCATGAGGCTTCCCAGGAGAAATCCTTTCTTGCAGAAAGCAGGTCGGGTTTGGTTTCTATCATTAACTTAAAGAGTTCTGAGTAACAGTCTATATTTGTAATTATCTCCATTCTAATTTGTCTCTGCTATTGGACAGTGAGCAATTGGAGAGCAGAGCCCCCACTGTGACTgtcctggcccagggcctggcacgcGGCAGGCTCCCACCAGGGCTCGTGCGGTGATTGAACAGGACCGACAGCTGTCATGAAATCATTGCTGCTCCACTCACCTCGCACCTGTAGCAATTTTCATGGAAGTTTCTTCCCATGCACTCGATTTTGAAGGCATCCTTCCCGTCCCGGGGGATGATGGGATTCTCACAGATGCTGCACACAGGGGCGAATTTCCTAGAGGGAGAGGAACCCACGCTCGGGAGGTGTTCACGCCGACGCCCGCAGAAATTAGCTGTCAGAGCTCGGGCTGGCTCCAGTTCACCTCCCAGAGCTATTTCAAGCCCGTTGCTATGTGACTGCACCTGGAGCTACAACCACAAATGTCTCTTTCTTCCCAGCAGGAGCGGATGGAGAGACCTGTGTAATTAGACCCAGCTTCCCAGGGTGTAATTAGCGGAGACAAGGAAGTGACTGGGGAATGTCAGAAtttgagaaagcagagaaatcCCACGTGTGTTCAGTGGGCTTGGAGCCATGCCATTTGTATAGGCCACTGCTTTTGCTGcttctgtcctttcttttttaacaggCATATCTGCCTTTCCCCTTGGGCAGTGAGTAACTCGAGGGCAGGGACTGAGCATCACGGATGTCTGTGTCACTGCTGCTTCCTACGGCTCCAGCTCCGAGGGGAGCCCTGTGCTCTGGGGATCGAGAGCAAGGCCCTGAAGTCAGGTCACTGGGGTCTGAATCGCAGCTTCCCTACTCGCCGGCTGGGAGACTGTGCCTACTTATCTGTTGCAGACCTCGGTTTCCACATTTGGTAAAATAGAAGCCTGAAGAGCACCTGCTTGACAGGAGAGTTTTGAGGATGCAGGTGCTCAAAAAGTTGTTAGCTGCGAGCAGGCACACGGTTGCAATCTATGGTGTGTGGAACGGAAGACCCGGTTTCTGCGCACCCGGAGGCCGCAGGAAAGCTGTGACCCAGGCCCCCACTCAGGCTTGGCTCCTCCGTCTGCCTGAGTCCCACTCCCTGCCCCCCGTGCTCGGACCCCTCTCATACCTGTAGAAGTCATCCAGGCAGTACACCTCATTCTGGCTGTCCAGGGCAAAGCTCTCGTCCCCGATGCACCGGGCGCAGGTCACACACGTGAAGCAGGTGGGGTGGAAGGCCCGGCCCAGGGCCCTGATGATGTGCTCCCGGACCACCTCGCCACACTTGCCACATTTCTCCAGGGTGTCCTGGGACAGAGGGCCATTGCCTTAGAGCCATCTCATGGGTATGCCCACTCTAAGCCACAAGGGGCATTTGACTGGCTACCCACAGGGGCCCAGAAGGCCAGGGGTACAGGAGAGGGGCTTACATTCGTCAATCGGCCTGTAACTACTACGCCAAAACCTCCACACTGCTTACAATGGATCGAGTTTGGCAGCATATCCTCAGCTTACTGTGAGGAATCCTGCCATGAAGCTGCTACTGCATTCTTTGTTTCTAGGAAATGCTTGAGGCCAGGGTCCCCCAGGGCCCATGGGAGAAATTTCTCTTAAACCTCAGAGTCAGGAAAAGGAATTCCCGGAGGAATTggtgtgctttttattttatggGCAATAAACCTCGAAActccttcccttttccatttGGCCACTTGGAAGCTCAGAGTCAAATTCCATGCTGTACTTTTAGGAACAACTGTAGGAGTCTTTCATTCATAGATTTTCAGGTACTAACTTTCCCTCTGGTTTCATCTCACTTTTCACTTAGATTTCCCCCTGTTCTgatttctttgtgtgtttattttacatcattattatgcacattcttttttaaaaattttattttattgtgctaaaatcacaacatgagatctactctcttaacaaatttttaagtgtacaacactGTTGTTGACTATAGGTACGTGTGCATTCTTATAAGCTGCCTCAAGTCTCTTCTGGAATGAAGAGGGattagtgagagagagagattgctgAGGCCGAGCCAAGGGCCTCTCACTTACCCTCCCACCTTTTCTCCTAGACATGTCCCCCCCGCTTCCTGACCGTGTTCCTGTTCATTTTCACCTGATTTCATCTGACAGATAAGTTTAGGGGGGCAGCCCTTCCCTCCCAGCACACTGCTCAAGTCCCTCCCGGCTGCTTCCAGCTGGAAGTCACCTTCAACCCGCTTCCCCTCAGTGTCTCCCCCTGCCTGGCTTCGAGctgagggaagaggggaaggacGCCCCCACCGTCACGTTGACGGGGTCAGAGGGACGGGGGGAGGCCTGGCTCCTTTCTCCGCCCACGTGCCTCGCTGCCTCTGATCAGAGTGTTCTGATTTCTCTCGATAGTCCCAACTCCAAATATTCTAACTCCACAAATCAGCAGTTTTCAAACTTCAATGTttatcagaatcacctgacttgttgaaaatgcagattGCCAGGTGCTCCCAATTCAAGAGGACAAGGTGCGGCCCACGCACACCCAGGTGATGCGTCTGTGGGTCTGTAACCACAGAAAAACACCACCACCCACCATCGGAGAGTCAGCAATTCCAATACCTTGGCATCCACACCGGCTCTCCCAGACTGCATTTGGTACTGAGGTGACACAGATGCCCCCAGTAGACCTTGCACTGGAACCTCATGGTTCTAGGTGAGAGAGTGGCAAGACCACAGGAGGCTCCAGAACCAGACGGGCCTCAGGGAGAACCCCAGCTCCACTGCCTTCTGGAGTGTGACCTTGCGTGCTAGGCTGAATGATGTCCCTAAGATATCCAGGTCCTAAGGCTTGGAACCTGTGACGACCTCCAGTGGCAAAAGAGACTCACAGATGCGACTGAGTTAAGGATCTCAatatggggagattatcctggattatccaggcgGGCCCTAAATgtcatcacaagtgtccttataagagggaggcagagggagattcgACACAGAAGGAAATATGATACTGAAGCAGGATGCTACACGGTTGACTTTGAAGATGGACAAAGGAACCAAGGAAtgcagctctagaagctggaaaaggcaaggaaagagattcCCCCGACCCCTCGACTTTAGTGAAATGGATTGagggcttctgacctccagaactgtaggagaATAAATGCGTGTTGATTGCAGCCAccaagtttgcagtaatttgctACGCGGCCGCAGGAACGAATACTGTACACCTTGGCTGAGCTCCTtgccctctgagcctcagcttcctcatctgtgaaatgggtcaAGAGTGCCCACCTCCCAGTGTGGTGGAGGGGAATGAAATAAGACGATGTCCGTCAAGTGCCCAGCTCAGCGCTTGGTGTGCGGAGCCCGCCGCAGGGGTTACCTGGTAGCAGGGCTCGCAGAGGGGCCGCCCGTCCTTCTGGTAGAAGCTCTGCCCGGCCAGCTGGCGGCGGCAGGTGCGGCACGTGAAGCACTGGGCGTGGTACTGCCTCTTCATGGCTTCCACGGCCAGCTCTCGGGGGGACACGGTCTTGTGGCAGAAGGCACAGATGTCTGGGGAAGAGGAGACACGGGCCGTGATCCGCCCAGCCTGGGAGTACTGCACCCAATCACCGCCCAGAACCTGCCCAGAGCGCAGGTCTCTGCCTGGAGCCCCGGGGCTGTGAGTGTGGCCTCGGCTCATGAGAGGGTCacgaggagcaggaggaaggaatgTGAGTGGCCCCTGAAAAGCCAAAATCAGGAGATGCTGTGTCAGGACAACTGGGTTGCCATCTGCAAAAAATTCAAGGAGGGGCTCCATCGAGACACCTTCTACTCAGATCATTTCATATGTCTtgaagacctaaatgtgaaaatgAAACCATCAGAACACTAGAAGAAACCAGGGGATGCTTTATAAACTGGGAGCAGAGAAAGCCTTTCCGCACGTAATAGCCGTTTCTTAGAGTAACACACGGTGCTGGAGAGACTGTGGGCAAACGGGCTCTCAGACACCGCTGAAGGGAGTGTAGATAGGATGGCCAAGAAGGGTATTTTGGCAAAAATATCAAAGTTACAAATGCACCTAGCCTTTGACCACAGTACTttctcttctagaaatttatctcaCAAACTTGCACACAGGCAAAATGACCTATCTGCCAGGCAATTCATCTCAGCATTATTTGTCACCGTAAGAAACTACCTAAGTACTCTCATGGGAAACTGGTTAAATGCATACTAAGGAATACTACACAGCTGTGAAAAAGATAAGGAGCCGCTTTATGATCTGACATGGAAGGAGCACTAAGATGTACGGAGCAGAGAGAGCAAAGTGCAGAACAGCAGAGTTTGTTACTATTTGTGGGAAAATGGGAGGCAGCAGACACATTTATATTTGCTTGATACGCATAAAATGTCTCTGGAAGGACATGGAAGACACTGACAACAGAGGCTGTCTATGCGGCAGGAAGCTGGTCGATACAGGGATGGGGCTGAGGGGAGACTTCTCACTGTGTAGCCTTTCACATATTGTAttcaaaaaattagagaaaaaaaccTCAAGGCATTTTTGCTATCGTAGCAAATTTTGCTGATCGATGTGTAAATGGATTTCAGTTATAAAGGCAAAAAGCTTAcggcaataaaaataaagttgatgtAAAAAtaaggagtgaagaagtgaaactatcactgtttgcagacgacatgatcttatatatagaaaaccctaaagaatccataggaaaactgttagaaataattaacagctAGAAgttaaagttgcagggtacaaaatcaacttacaaaaatcagttgcatttctatactctaataacgaacttacagaaagggaactcaagaatacaattccatttacaaccgcaacaaaaagaatacagtatctaggaataaatttaaccaaggaagtgaaggacttatacaatgaaaactataagacgttattgaaaggaATAGATGATgatgtaaagagatggaaagagattccatgcacgtggattggaagaataaacatagttaaaatgtccatactacccaaagcaatcgacagattcaatgcaatcccaatcagaatcccaatgacattcttcatggaaatagaacaaagaatcctaaaattcatatggggcaataaaagaccctgaattaaaagaacaaactggaggtatcacaatccctcacttcaaaatgtactacaaagccatagtggtcaaaacagcatggtactaggacaaaaacaggcacacagatcaatggaacagaactgaaagcccagaaataaaaccgcacatctacgacagctaatcttcgacaaaggtgccaagaacatacaatggagaaaagacagtctcttcaataaatggtgtagggaaaactggacagccacatgcaaaagaatgaaggtagaccactatctcatgccatacacaaaaataaactcaaaatgggtcaaagacttaagtcctgaaaccataaaattcctggaaggtaatataggtagtacactttTTGACGTTGAACTTAAAAGGAttttttcgaataccatgtcttctcagacaagggaaacaaaagaaaaaataaacaagtgtgacttccttagactaaagagcttctgcaaggcaaaagaaactaggatcaaaacaaaaagacaacccaccaattgggaggaagtatttgcaaatcacatatctgaaaggggttaatctccataatatataaggaactcacacaactgaacgacaaaaaaaacaaacagcctgatcaaaaaatgggcagaggagatgaacagacatttttccaaacaaaatatacagatggccaataaacacatgaaaagatgttcaacatcactaatcatcagggaaatgcaaatcaaaactacactaagataccaccttacgcctgttaaaatggctataatcactaagattaagaataacaaatgttggagagggtttggagagaagggaaccctcataccctgctggtgggaatgcaaactggtgcagccactgtggaaaacagtatggagattcctcaaaaaactaaaaatagaactaccatacacccagctatcccactactgggtatctacccaaacaacttgaaatcaacaatccaaagtcacatatgcacccctatgttcatagcagcattattcacaatagccaagacatggaaactatctgagtgcccactgacagatgactgggtaaagaagaggtggtatatatacacaatggaatactactcactcagaaaaaaagacaaattcatcccatttgcaacaacatggaaagaactggagggaattatgctaaaagaaataagccagactgagaaagacaaacactatgatttcactcatatgtggagtataaacaagcacatggacaaagaaaacagctcagtggttaccaggggaagtggggtgggacgtgggcacagggggtgaaggggagcacctatgtggtgacagacaagaaataatgtgcaactgaaatctcacattgatgtaaactattatgaacgcaataaaaaaattaaaaaaaaatagagctgatgtaaACTATCGGGCCCGTCACTGTGCCATGAGCTGGGGCGGACACTGGTGGTCCCTGCTCTCCCAGTTCCCACCTGAAGCCCGTGCCCCACCCCGAGGGCCCTGGGGACCAGCCTAGAATCCTTCCAGCCCTGTCCCCGTACCTGTCGACGCCTCTCTCTCGGGGAGGCCAGCAGGCTCTTCTGGGGGAGGCGGCAGCTCCTCCTCTGCCGCCCTGAGATGATTGGGCCGAGGCTGCAGTGAAGGCCCCTCTGCCAAGGACTGTAGGGACAAGGCGGGGCAGGAGAGGTGTCATCCAGGGGGGACCCCACACAGCCCTCTCAGCTCTGCTCCTCACCTGGTGGCACCAGGCACAATTAGCC
The genomic region above belongs to Equus caballus isolate H_3958 breed thoroughbred chromosome 2, TB-T2T, whole genome shotgun sequence and contains:
- the FBLIM1 gene encoding filamin-binding LIM protein 1, with protein sequence MALKPEKRVASSVFITLAPPRRDEAVAEDVRRAVCEARPGRPWDSPAPTKAPGAGSAGRPGPWTPPGRAAAAVPAVPPQLSNGGCPLPPPTLDSEGALPDLDLLPPPPPPPPAYLPPPDEEPPAPVGASLISDLEQLHLPPLPPPPQSLAEGPSLQPRPNHLRAAEEELPPPPEEPAGLPEREASTDICAFCHKTVSPRELAVEAMKRQYHAQCFTCRTCRRQLAGQSFYQKDGRPLCEPCYQDTLEKCGKCGEVVREHIIRALGRAFHPTCFTCVTCARCIGDESFALDSQNEVYCLDDFYRKFAPVCSICENPIIPRDGKDAFKIECMGRNFHENCYRCEDCRILLSVEPTDQGCYPLNDRLFCKPCHVKRSAAGCC